The following proteins are encoded in a genomic region of Bacillota bacterium:
- a CDS encoding glycine betaine/L-proline ABC transporter ATP-binding protein, with protein sequence MSDTIIEIENLSKLFGFNTGGALKLIKDGLDKTEILKKTGITVGASDVSFKVKKGETFVLIGLSGSGKSTVVRCLNLLYKPTTGKILFNSENILEYNKKQLRDYRRNKVAMVFQHFGLISNRNVLGNVAFGLEVKGTSRDIRDKRAKEMIDMVGLSGWENHPVTDLSGGMRQRVGIARALANDPEVLLMDEPYSALDPIVRRDMQFELLNIQKKVKKTIIFITHDINEAFKLGDTVAIMKDGKIVQIGTPNDILANPASRYVEEFVRDIDKTKVLSVKNVMTTPTAFIRASEGPNAALKEMKATGVSSVFVVGQSMELLGILTIDGALSVKNGTATLEEAMLKNILTTQEDVSLSQLLPDAAVTKFPIAVTNGNNILKGIVTKAGVISSLA encoded by the coding sequence GTGTCGGATACTATAATAGAGATTGAAAATCTCTCAAAATTATTCGGATTCAACACTGGAGGGGCTCTTAAACTTATTAAGGATGGGTTAGATAAAACTGAGATTTTGAAAAAAACAGGCATAACTGTCGGGGCAAGTGATGTAAGTTTTAAGGTGAAGAAGGGAGAAACATTCGTACTTATTGGCTTATCGGGAAGCGGGAAGTCGACGGTTGTAAGATGCCTTAATCTTTTATATAAGCCAACGACAGGCAAAATATTGTTTAATAGTGAAAATATTTTAGAATACAATAAAAAACAGCTTAGAGATTATAGGCGTAATAAGGTGGCAATGGTTTTTCAGCATTTTGGATTAATATCAAATAGAAACGTTTTAGGGAATGTGGCTTTTGGTCTTGAGGTAAAGGGCACTTCTCGTGATATTCGAGATAAGCGTGCCAAAGAAATGATAGATATGGTGGGTTTGTCAGGCTGGGAAAACCATCCCGTTACCGATCTTTCTGGCGGAATGCGGCAGCGTGTCGGCATTGCGAGAGCTCTCGCTAATGACCCTGAAGTGCTTTTAATGGATGAACCATATTCAGCGCTTGACCCTATAGTCAGACGGGATATGCAATTTGAACTTTTGAATATACAGAAAAAAGTAAAAAAGACTATTATATTTATTACTCACGATATTAATGAGGCGTTTAAACTTGGGGATACGGTTGCAATCATGAAAGACGGAAAGATCGTTCAGATTGGGACCCCTAACGATATACTTGCAAATCCTGCTAGCAGGTATGTTGAAGAGTTTGTCAGAGACATCGACAAAACTAAAGTATTGTCAGTAAAAAATGTGATGACAACTCCAACCGCATTTATACGTGCATCAGAAGGCCCTAATGCAGCTCTTAAGGAAATGAAAGCAACTGGTGTTTCCAGTGTTTTTGTCGTTGGGCAAAGCATGGAGCTATTAGGAATCCTAACAATAGATGGGGCGTTGAGTGTTAAAAACGGCACTGCAACCCTAGAAGAAGCTATGCTTAAAAATATTTTGACTACGCAGGAAGATGTATCACTCTCTCAGCTTCTGCCGGATGCTGCGGTGACTAAATTCCCTATTGCAGTAACAAATGGAAATAATATTTTGAAGGGTATTGTTACGAAAGCAGGGGTTATTTCATCGCTTGCATAA
- a CDS encoding ABC transporter substrate-binding protein — translation MKKRCFLKLISISLIISLFAGCASVATGGAQKKVKIVFGDPDWDSVRFHNAVAGFIAKTAFNLDTEEMKGTTPTTLLGLKNGDIDVLMEMWTDNIATYKDEIEKGTIKELGVNFDDNKQGFYVPRYVIYGDKSRGIAPMAPDLKSVADLAKYKDLFKDEEQPGKGRIYGALSGWDIDNVMYNKYKYYGLDKDFTYFRPGSDSAMVATFTSAYERGEAIVGYYWEPTWIMGKYDFVLLDDKPYNVTDFKDGKCACPSVRVTICGSNNLLEKAPEFSEFLKKYKTSSALTSKALSHMNETGATYEDTAKWFLKENNSLLDEWLPSDKAAEVRSALAL, via the coding sequence ATGAAAAAACGCTGCTTTTTAAAATTGATTTCGATATCTTTGATTATTTCTTTATTTGCGGGCTGTGCATCTGTAGCTACAGGCGGAGCTCAGAAGAAAGTCAAGATAGTATTCGGAGACCCTGACTGGGATAGCGTTCGATTCCACAACGCTGTTGCGGGTTTTATTGCAAAAACAGCATTTAATCTTGATACGGAAGAAATGAAAGGGACTACTCCAACAACATTGTTAGGACTAAAAAACGGTGATATAGATGTTTTGATGGAAATGTGGACAGACAATATAGCTACATACAAAGACGAAATTGAAAAAGGAACAATAAAAGAGCTTGGAGTCAATTTTGATGATAATAAGCAAGGCTTTTATGTTCCCCGATACGTTATATATGGAGATAAGTCCCGTGGCATCGCTCCTATGGCTCCTGATTTAAAAAGCGTTGCCGACCTTGCCAAATATAAAGATTTATTCAAGGATGAAGAACAACCAGGGAAGGGCCGTATTTATGGCGCGCTTTCCGGGTGGGATATAGATAATGTTATGTATAATAAATATAAATATTATGGACTTGATAAAGATTTTACATATTTCAGACCGGGATCTGACAGTGCAATGGTTGCGACATTTACATCAGCGTATGAACGTGGCGAGGCTATAGTAGGCTATTACTGGGAGCCTACTTGGATCATGGGCAAATACGACTTTGTTTTGCTGGATGATAAGCCTTATAATGTGACGGATTTTAAAGATGGAAAATGCGCTTGTCCGTCAGTCAGGGTTACAATATGCGGCAGTAATAATCTTTTAGAGAAAGCCCCAGAGTTTTCTGAATTCCTAAAGAAATATAAGACTTCAAGTGCTCTGACTTCTAAAGCTTTGAGCCATATGAATGAAACGGGTGCAACTTATGAAGATACGGCTAAGTGGTTTTTGAAAGAAAACAATTCTTTATTGGATGAATGGTTGCCGTCTGATAAGGCTGCAGAGGTTAGATCTGCTCTTGCACTATGA
- a CDS encoding TrkA C-terminal domain-containing protein, whose translation MNNKSELSVYERIAHDIAGRIAKGELRENSRISGRSVLAGEYKVSPETVRRSINILSEKGIVSVSQGSGAVIISRDKALDYIRQSDMLNDFSDLRRRLKALYLERAQIDDKITGVMDELLNMTERFRYTDPVQTVEYELDFSSPIVDKTINESEFRKKTGATIVALKRKGKIILSPPADEYFLNGDVIVVACSADRLKTVENFIGQ comes from the coding sequence ATGAATAATAAGTCTGAATTATCGGTTTATGAGCGAATTGCCCATGATATTGCAGGAAGAATTGCAAAAGGTGAACTTAGGGAAAATTCCCGAATAAGCGGAAGGTCGGTTTTAGCGGGTGAATATAAAGTTTCTCCTGAAACGGTTCGCAGATCGATAAATATTTTATCTGAAAAAGGAATTGTGTCAGTTTCACAGGGAAGCGGGGCTGTCATAATATCACGTGATAAAGCACTTGATTATATTAGACAGTCAGATATGCTAAACGATTTTTCAGATTTAAGGCGCAGATTGAAAGCATTATATCTTGAACGTGCCCAAATAGATGACAAAATCACTGGGGTTATGGATGAACTGCTTAATATGACTGAACGGTTTCGCTATACCGACCCTGTTCAGACGGTTGAATACGAGCTTGATTTCAGTTCACCCATTGTAGATAAGACAATCAATGAATCAGAGTTTCGAAAAAAAACTGGTGCAACAATAGTTGCATTAAAAAGAAAAGGCAAAATCATTCTTTCGCCTCCCGCTGATGAATACTTTTTGAATGGAGACGTCATAGTTGTCGCTTGTTCAGCGGATAGACTGAAAACGGTTGAAAATTTTATCGGGCAGTAA
- a CDS encoding YlmC/YmxH family sporulation protein yields the protein MCRIEDLRAKEVINICDGARLGYVYDVEVDICTGHLVSIIVPGPGGFCGIFGRRDEYVIPWCEIQKIGENVILVNIDLSKCLPPPRHCKRKF from the coding sequence ATGTGCAGAATAGAAGATCTAAGGGCTAAAGAAGTCATAAATATCTGTGATGGAGCAAGGCTTGGTTATGTTTACGATGTTGAGGTCGATATTTGTACTGGACACTTGGTATCTATTATCGTGCCCGGACCGGGAGGATTTTGCGGGATTTTCGGGAGAAGGGACGAATATGTAATCCCGTGGTGTGAAATACAAAAAATCGGGGAAAATGTTATATTAGTAAATATCGATTTATCAAAATGCTTACCTCCGCCAAGACATTGCAAAAGAAAATTCTAA
- a CDS encoding ABC transporter permease subunit: MNIFKHEIAALKVSILKWALGISFLALFWTAMYPSIARDSENFKKIFNDFPPDVLSALGVMLDKVTSLNGFYSFIFSYVSLCGAIMAMLWGLTVLSKESSGKTMDFLLTKPAKRSVILTNKLLAVFFSIVLVDVIYYAVTSACAYLMNYDFDVKVFILINLSLLFIEIMFLAIGFIIGAVFKRIKAPVSVTLGIVVGFFVIGLLDRLFEDSGIKNISLLTYFDPNSIISNSSYDTKYVIISLALSIILIIFSYIFFSKKDIHSA; the protein is encoded by the coding sequence ATGAATATATTTAAACATGAAATTGCCGCTTTGAAGGTCAGCATATTAAAATGGGCGCTTGGAATTTCTTTTTTAGCATTGTTTTGGACTGCAATGTATCCTAGTATCGCGCGGGACAGCGAAAACTTTAAAAAAATATTCAACGATTTTCCGCCTGACGTGTTATCAGCCCTTGGCGTTATGCTTGATAAAGTAACATCACTGAATGGCTTTTATAGTTTTATTTTTTCATATGTCAGTCTTTGCGGAGCTATAATGGCAATGCTTTGGGGGCTTACCGTTCTATCTAAGGAATCATCAGGAAAAACGATGGATTTTCTTCTTACAAAGCCTGCAAAAAGATCTGTGATATTAACAAACAAATTACTGGCTGTATTTTTTAGTATTGTTTTAGTTGATGTTATTTATTATGCCGTTACTTCTGCCTGCGCCTACTTAATGAATTATGATTTTGATGTAAAAGTGTTTATTCTCATAAACCTATCACTATTATTTATTGAAATAATGTTTTTAGCAATAGGCTTTATAATAGGGGCTGTATTTAAAAGGATCAAGGCTCCGGTTTCGGTGACGCTTGGCATTGTTGTCGGCTTTTTTGTAATTGGACTTCTTGACAGGCTGTTTGAGGATTCGGGAATTAAAAATATATCTTTACTTACTTATTTTGATCCTAATTCTATTATTTCCAATAGCTCGTATGACACTAAATATGTCATAATATCGCTTGCACTAAGCATTATCCTTATTATATTTAGTTATATTTTCTTCTCTAAAAAAGATATACACTCTGCATAA
- a CDS encoding ABC transporter permease subunit has protein sequence MSLPTIFTKFPEGWKINIAKPIDEAVFYLNNHFKGFFDAIKAGLLALLDSVGNILTAIPWWLMMLIVFVVGWRSSKNILKGLTYSLMLFLVGLLGLWDLMNVTLSIVIVSVIISLIIGLPIGILNSMSRNAEGIAKLILDAMQTMPTFVYLIPAVMFFGLGRVPAVIATTIYATPPAIRFTSLAINQVDKEMVEAARSFGATRSQLLSKVQIPQAVPTIMAGINQTTMMAVSMVVTCAMIGASGLGMEVLTSINRIEVGRGFTSGLAVVVIAVIMDRLTQGWFGKNHVREEGK, from the coding sequence ATGAGTTTGCCAACTATTTTTACAAAGTTTCCGGAGGGCTGGAAAATCAATATAGCAAAGCCTATTGATGAAGCGGTATTTTATCTCAATAACCATTTTAAAGGCTTTTTCGATGCGATTAAAGCGGGGCTGCTTGCTCTTTTGGATTCGGTTGGCAACATACTGACTGCAATTCCGTGGTGGCTGATGATGCTGATTGTATTTGTAGTTGGCTGGAGAAGCAGCAAGAATATATTAAAGGGCTTAACATACTCTTTAATGCTGTTTTTAGTAGGTTTGCTCGGACTTTGGGATCTAATGAATGTCACACTTTCTATTGTGATTGTATCTGTAATCATTTCTTTAATTATCGGGCTTCCGATCGGTATCCTTAATTCTATGAGCCGCAATGCCGAGGGAATAGCAAAACTAATACTGGATGCAATGCAGACGATGCCGACATTTGTTTATCTTATTCCTGCTGTTATGTTTTTCGGTCTTGGGCGTGTGCCTGCTGTAATTGCTACTACTATTTACGCAACGCCTCCCGCAATACGTTTTACAAGTCTTGCTATTAATCAGGTGGATAAAGAAATGGTTGAGGCCGCTCGCTCTTTTGGCGCAACGAGAAGTCAGTTGCTATCAAAGGTTCAGATACCACAGGCAGTTCCAACAATAATGGCAGGAATAAACCAAACAACTATGATGGCTGTATCTATGGTTGTCACATGTGCAATGATCGGTGCAAGCGGGCTTGGGATGGAAGTGCTTACAAGTATTAATAGGATAGAGGTGGGCCGTGGTTTTACATCTGGCCTTGCAGTTGTAGTAATAGCGGTCATTATGGATCGGCTTACACAGGGGTGGTTCGGGAAAAATCACGTCCGTGAGGAGGGTAAATAG
- the mscL gene encoding large-conductance mechanosensitive channel protein MscL, giving the protein MKKFIAEFRDFAFKGNVLDLAIGVIIGGAFGKIVTSLVNDIIMPIVGLLLGGIDFSKLSFKIGDSVIAYGNFIQNVVDFLIIAFCIFMFVKVIQKFKKLYATTSSASPEPSKEEALLTEIRDILKNNK; this is encoded by the coding sequence ATGAAAAAATTTATTGCTGAATTTAGAGATTTTGCTTTTAAAGGAAATGTGCTGGATCTTGCAATCGGTGTTATAATCGGCGGAGCTTTTGGCAAAATAGTGACGTCACTTGTAAATGATATAATTATGCCGATTGTTGGACTTTTGCTTGGCGGAATTGATTTTTCCAAGCTTAGTTTTAAGATTGGCGATTCTGTGATTGCTTACGGTAATTTTATTCAGAATGTTGTAGACTTTTTGATCATAGCCTTTTGTATTTTTATGTTTGTTAAGGTGATTCAAAAGTTTAAAAAATTATATGCTACTACAAGCTCGGCAAGCCCTGAACCGTCTAAGGAAGAGGCGCTGCTTACTGAAATAAGGGATATTCTTAAAAACAATAAATGA
- a CDS encoding ABC transporter permease subunit — protein MNIFYRELRANRRSLILWCLGMIFLILAGMAKFSAYKGAGQSVQQLMNSMPKSIQVLLGTYNFDVTTAKGFYGVLFLYIILLAAIHAAMLGASIISKEERDRTFEFLYVRPVTRNKIITAKLVASAINVFILWIVTYAVSLAYISKIAPNENAGNYLSTLMFGMLCTQVLFLTVGMMLSAVCKKYKAAPGMSSFLVFLTFFMSYAADLNGKLDFLKYFTPFQYFNAVRLLNNGISLLFTAITFILIIISVFITYIAQQKRDLKV, from the coding sequence ATGAATATTTTTTATCGGGAACTTAGGGCAAATCGACGTTCTCTTATTTTGTGGTGCTTAGGCATGATATTTTTAATTTTAGCCGGCATGGCTAAGTTTTCCGCATATAAAGGCGCGGGACAGTCAGTTCAGCAGCTCATGAATTCTATGCCCAAATCGATTCAAGTTCTGCTTGGAACGTACAATTTTGATGTTACTACGGCAAAGGGGTTTTATGGGGTTTTATTCCTTTATATTATTCTACTTGCAGCGATACACGCGGCAATGCTCGGCGCATCAATTATATCGAAAGAGGAACGGGACAGAACGTTTGAATTTTTATATGTAAGACCTGTTACAAGAAATAAGATAATTACAGCGAAACTTGTTGCATCAGCAATTAACGTTTTCATACTCTGGATTGTGACATATGCTGTCTCTTTAGCCTATATTTCAAAAATAGCGCCTAACGAGAATGCTGGGAATTATTTGTCAACGCTTATGTTTGGAATGCTCTGTACTCAAGTTTTATTTTTAACGGTAGGCATGATGCTGTCTGCTGTTTGCAAAAAGTATAAGGCAGCTCCGGGAATGTCATCATTTCTGGTTTTTTTAACATTTTTTATGTCTTATGCTGCTGACTTAAATGGAAAACTAGATTTTCTAAAGTATTTTACACCGTTCCAGTATTTTAATGCTGTTAGATTACTGAATAACGGAATAAGTTTACTTTTTACGGCAATTACTTTCATTTTGATAATAATATCTGTTTTTATTACCTATATAGCTCAGCAAAAACGTGATCTAAAAGTATAA